The Haloarcula laminariae genomic sequence GCTCGACGCCGCGACGGCGCTCGTCCACCGGCCGCCGCTCGTCTTCCTGGACGAACCCACGACCGGGCTGGACCCGAAGGCGCGAAACCGCCTCTGGGAGTACTTCCGCGACATCAACGAGCGGGGGACGACCATCTTCCTCACCACCCAGTACCTGGAGGAGGCCGACGCGCTCTGTGAGCGGCTGGCGGTCATCCTCGACGGCGAAATCGTCTCCGAGGGGTCGCCGGCCGAACTCAAACGCGAGGTCGGCGGCGAGATTCTGGAGGTGAACGTCGACGGCGACGAGTCCACCAGGGCGGCGGCCGCCGACATCGCCCGCTCCGTCGACCTCTTCGAGCCCGGGGCGGCCGTCGAGGTGACGGCCGACGGCATCTCGGTCACCTCCGAGCGCGCCCGCTCGAACGGGACCGATCTGCTGGTCGCGCTCCGCGACGCCGACGTCTCTGTGACGGGGTTCAACGTCCGCGCGCCGACGCTGGACGACGTCTTCCTCGCCATCACCGGCGAACACGTCTCGGCCGACGGGGACGAGTCCGTCGAGGAACTGGCGGCAGACGGAGGTGGCGCGTGAGTCCCGAGCCGGCCGGCGAGGCGGTCTCCCGCTCGGGCAACTCCTTCGTCGGGGACCTCTGGGTCAACTTCGTCCGCTGGAACATCAAGGCGGTCCGCAACCCGTTCGTCCTCGTCGTCTCGCTCGTCCAGCCCATCATCTTCCTCGTCCTGTTCACGCAGGTGTTCGGCCAGGTTGCCACCGGCGCGGTCAACCAGAGCGCCGCCGACATCAGCTACGAGACGTATCTGGTGCCGGCCATCGCCATGCAGGTGGCGCTGGCGGCCGCGGCGACCTCCGGCGTGGGGCTGGTCAACGACATCGAGAACGGGATGTTCGAGAAGGTGCTGGTCAGCCCGATGAACCGGACGGCGGTCTTCCTCGGCAAGACCGCCGCCGAGGTCGTCCGAATCGCGGCTCAGATACTCATCATCATCGGGCTCGGGGTCCTGCTGGGCGCCGAGGTCGCGACGGGCGTCGTCGGGGCCCTGGGTATCGTCGCCGTCGGCGTCCTCTTCTCGTTCTGGTTCACCGCCCTCTCGAACACCATCGCCGTCATCACGAAGGACCAGGAGTCGACCATCATCGGCGCGAACTTGCTGCAGTTCCCGCTGCTGTTCGTCTCGACGGCCTTCCTCCCGCTCGCGGTGCTTCCGGGGTGGATTCAGACGGTCGCGCGGTTCAACCCCGTCACCTACGGCGTCGACGCCGCGAGGGCCATCATGCTGGGCCGTGACGTGATGACGGTCATCGAGGTGACGGCGTTCGGCGGCGTCTACGACACGCTCGTCCCGGCGGTCGCCGTCTTGCTCGCCCTGGCGGTCGGCTTCGGCAGCGTCGCCGTCTACATGCTCCAGCGCGCTTCCAGCGCGAACGTGCAGTAGCGCCGGCGCCACAGCGGTGTTTATCGTGTCGCCCGGCCTATCGGTGGTATGACCACGGACCGGGCGGCCATCGCAGCGACCGTCGACAGACTGATTGACGAGGTGAGCGGGTGGCCCCACGTGACAACGGGCGAACACCGCTTTGGCGGCACGGAGTTCCGCGTCGGCCCGCGGGAAATCGGACACGTCCACGGCTGGGGGATGCTCGACATCGCGTATCTCAAACGGCTCCGCGACGTGCTCGTCGACGCGCGGGAGACCGGGTCCCACCACCTGCTGACCGAGTCGGGCTGGACGACGGAGTACATCGAGTCGCCCGAGGAGTACGACCACGCCCGGTGGCTGCTCCGCCTGTCGTATCTCTACCACGTGAACGTGCTGCAGAAGACGCCCGCCGGCGCCGAGGAGTTCGCCGACGTGGACGTCGAGAGCGAGTTGGCCGCCATGGCACTCACCGACGACATCCGGGCCGCGTTCGACCGCCGGTGACGCCGACACTCACCGGGCTGTGGCACAGACATAGAACTTTTTGTGCACGCCCACAATCTAGTTAGTATGGCGACAATATCGTCGCGCTACCCAGTGGCCTCTTCCGGAGGTGAGCTCGCGCTCCGAACCGCCGGCGGCGTCTTCCTCGGCGTCGTGGCGGCTCTCGCGGTCGCCGCTATCGCCGGAGCACTCGGACTCGACCTCGGCGTAAGCGGGGCCCAGAGCCCCTTCGGCGCCGTCCCCATCGTGACCTCGACCGTCGTGTCCGGGGTCGGGGCCGCGGTCGCCTACGCCGCGATAGTTCGGTTCACCGACCGACCGGTACGGAACTTCACGGCGCTGTCGGCGGCCGTCTTCGTCGTGATGCTCGTCCCCGTCTTCGCCTTCGCGCCCTCGCTGGGGCTCACCGCGGTGGGACAGGCCGCGCTCGTCGCGATACACGCCGCGGTGGCCGTCCCGCTAGTGGCCTTCATCATCGGTGCGGTCCAGCTGTAACGGTCTTTTCTCGACTACAGTGCCGGGAGCGGTAGCCTCTTGTCGCCCGGCCGCAATCGCCCGACCATGGATATCACCATCGGCACGTCGACGGTCAAGGGCACCGCACAGGCCCCGCCGTCGAAGAGCTACACCCACCGGGCCCTTCTCGCCGCGGGCTACGCCGACGGCGCCACAGTCA encodes the following:
- a CDS encoding ATP-binding cassette domain-containing protein gives rise to the protein MATLPPPVTDDAIAAEGVELTYADGTQAVRGIDLTVPRGEFFGFLGPNGAGKTTTIKTLVTLLRPTSGAITVNGFDALAEGRSVRETVGYMAQETSIDPELTARENLRFACDAYGVPRSERADRIDELLDLVDLADVADKRADDFSGGMKKRLDAATALVHRPPLVFLDEPTTGLDPKARNRLWEYFRDINERGTTIFLTTQYLEEADALCERLAVILDGEIVSEGSPAELKREVGGEILEVNVDGDESTRAAAADIARSVDLFEPGAAVEVTADGISVTSERARSNGTDLLVALRDADVSVTGFNVRAPTLDDVFLAITGEHVSADGDESVEELAADGGGA
- a CDS encoding ABC transporter permease — translated: MSPEPAGEAVSRSGNSFVGDLWVNFVRWNIKAVRNPFVLVVSLVQPIIFLVLFTQVFGQVATGAVNQSAADISYETYLVPAIAMQVALAAAATSGVGLVNDIENGMFEKVLVSPMNRTAVFLGKTAAEVVRIAAQILIIIGLGVLLGAEVATGVVGALGIVAVGVLFSFWFTALSNTIAVITKDQESTIIGANLLQFPLLFVSTAFLPLAVLPGWIQTVARFNPVTYGVDAARAIMLGRDVMTVIEVTAFGGVYDTLVPAVAVLLALAVGFGSVAVYMLQRASSANVQ
- a CDS encoding luciferase family protein, encoding MTTDRAAIAATVDRLIDEVSGWPHVTTGEHRFGGTEFRVGPREIGHVHGWGMLDIAYLKRLRDVLVDARETGSHHLLTESGWTTEYIESPEEYDHARWLLRLSYLYHVNVLQKTPAGAEEFADVDVESELAAMALTDDIRAAFDRR
- a CDS encoding DUF6069 family protein yields the protein MATISSRYPVASSGGELALRTAGGVFLGVVAALAVAAIAGALGLDLGVSGAQSPFGAVPIVTSTVVSGVGAAVAYAAIVRFTDRPVRNFTALSAAVFVVMLVPVFAFAPSLGLTAVGQAALVAIHAAVAVPLVAFIIGAVQL